A region of Salvelinus alpinus chromosome 6, SLU_Salpinus.1, whole genome shotgun sequence DNA encodes the following proteins:
- the lsm6 gene encoding U6 snRNA-associated Sm-like protein LSm6, which yields MSLRKQTPSDFLKQIIGRPVVVKLNSGVDYRGVLACLDGYMNIAVEQTEEYVNGQLKNKYGDAFLRGNNVLYISTQKRKM from the exons ATGAGTCTCAGAAAGCAGACCCCCAGTGACTTTCTGAAGCAGATCATTGGCAGACCAGTTGTGGTCAAGCTCAACTCTGGAGTGGATTACAGAG GTGTCCTAGCCTGTCTGGATGGCTATATGAACATTGCAGTGGAGCAGACAGAGGAGTATGTCAATGGCCAGCTGAAGAACAAGTATGGTGACGCCTTCCTGAGAGGAAACAATG TGTTATACATCAGCACCCAGAAGAGGAAGATGTGA